One region of Rana temporaria chromosome 11, aRanTem1.1, whole genome shotgun sequence genomic DNA includes:
- the LOC120917947 gene encoding carbohydrate sulfotransferase 5-like isoform X1: MIRFRFNGSLATGLLLLQTVFLLVLYSRQNISLQRTEPSEKVHLLILSSWRSGSSFVGQIFSQHPDVFYLMEPAWHVWVSMFQNSAKVLHMAVRDLVRSVFLCDMSVFDAYMPKVRNVSNLFQWATSRALCTEPACKFFSRDQITNESACKTLCGKYPFDNIKQVCGMYSHIVIKEVRFFDLKVLYPLLTDPSLNLKIIHLVRDPRAVAKSREQAKKALIRDNGIVLNTNGSKIDDTKYEVIQEICRSHVQIYETATYKAPSFLKDRYMLVRYEDVVREPLREIKQMYEFAHLRLTNKLEKWIHNITHGQSPSNKKEAFVITSRNAANVSQAWRNILSFEKVKKIQNVCKGAMNKLGYLTVDSMAELEDLSIDVVLPRKMSQFSWL, from the coding sequence ATGATCCGGTTCCGATTTAACGGCTCATTGGCTACTGGACTCTTATTGCTTCAGACAGTTTTCCTTCTCGTCTTGTACTCCAGACAAAATATATCTCTACAGAGAACGGAGCCCAGTGAGAAGGTCCATCTGCTCATCCTCTCCTCTTGGAGGTCGGGGTCTTCCTTTGTTGGCCAGATCTTCAGCCAACACCCAGATGTCTTCTACTTGATGGAACCTGCGTGGCACGTGTGGGTGTCCATGTTCCAGAacagtgccaaggttctccacatGGCGGTACGAGACTTGGTGCGGTCTGTCTTCCTGTGCGACATGTCCGTGTTTGACGCCTATATGCCAAAGGTGCGCAACGTATCCAACCTGTTCCAGTGGGCCACCAGCAGGGCGTTGTGCACAGAACCAGCATGCAAGTTCTTTTCACGCGACCAGATCACGAACGAGTCGGCTTGTAAGACGCTATGTGGCAAATACCCATTTGACAATATCAAACAAGTATGTGGCATGTACAGCCACATCGTTATAAAGGAGGTCCGCTTCTTCGACTTGAAGGTTCTCTATCCTCTTCTCACCGATCCTTCATTGAACCTAAAAATAATCCACTTGGTCCGGGATCCAAGGGCTGTGGCCAAATCCAGGGAACAGGCCAAGAAGGCTTTAATCAGAGACAACGGGATCGTGCTAAACACTAACGGGTCCAAAATAGACGACACCAAGTATGAGGTCATCCAGGAGATCTGCCGAAGTCACGTGCAGATATATGAAACCGCCACCTATAAGGCTCCCAGCTTCCTTAAAGATCGATACATGCTGGTCCGGTACGAAGACGTGGTTCGGGAGCCCCTGAGGGAAATCAAGCAGATGTACGAATTTGCTCATTTGAGGCTGACCAACAAGCTCGAGAAATGGATCCACAACATCACGCATGGGCAAAGCCCCTCGAACAAAAAGGAAGCCTTCGTGATAACATCGCGCAACGCCGCCAACGTGTCTCAAGCCTGGAGGAACATTCTATCCTTCGAAAAAGTCAAGAAGATCCAAAACGTATGCAAAGGGGCCATGAATAAGCTTGGCTATCTCACCGTAGACTCAATGGCGGAGCTGGAAGACTTGTCCATCGACGTTGTGTTGCCTAGGAAGATGAGCCAGTTCAGTTGGCTTTGA
- the LOC120917947 gene encoding carbohydrate sulfotransferase 5-like isoform X2: MIRFRFNGSLATGLLLLQTVFLLVLYSRQNISLQRTEPSEKVHLLILSSWRSGSSFVGQIFSQHPDVFYLMEPAWHVWVSMFQNSAKVLHMAVRDLVRSVFLCDMSVFDAYMPKVRNVSNLFQWATSRALCTEPACKFFSRDQITNESACKTLCGKYPFDNIKQVCGMYSHIVIKEVRFFDLKVLYPLLTDPSLNLKIIHLVRDPRAVAKSREQAKKALIRDNGIVLNTNGSKIDDTKYEVIQEICRSHVQIYETATYKAPSFLKDRYMLVRYEDVVREPLREIKQMYEFAHLRLTNKLEKWIHNITHGQSPSNKKEAFVITSRNAANVSQAWRNILSFEKVKKIQNKIKIFIRSRSEKTISGYFTTII, encoded by the exons ATGATCCGGTTCCGATTTAACGGCTCATTGGCTACTGGACTCTTATTGCTTCAGACAGTTTTCCTTCTCGTCTTGTACTCCAGACAAAATATATCTCTACAGAGAACGGAGCCCAGTGAGAAGGTCCATCTGCTCATCCTCTCCTCTTGGAGGTCGGGGTCTTCCTTTGTTGGCCAGATCTTCAGCCAACACCCAGATGTCTTCTACTTGATGGAACCTGCGTGGCACGTGTGGGTGTCCATGTTCCAGAacagtgccaaggttctccacatGGCGGTACGAGACTTGGTGCGGTCTGTCTTCCTGTGCGACATGTCCGTGTTTGACGCCTATATGCCAAAGGTGCGCAACGTATCCAACCTGTTCCAGTGGGCCACCAGCAGGGCGTTGTGCACAGAACCAGCATGCAAGTTCTTTTCACGCGACCAGATCACGAACGAGTCGGCTTGTAAGACGCTATGTGGCAAATACCCATTTGACAATATCAAACAAGTATGTGGCATGTACAGCCACATCGTTATAAAGGAGGTCCGCTTCTTCGACTTGAAGGTTCTCTATCCTCTTCTCACCGATCCTTCATTGAACCTAAAAATAATCCACTTGGTCCGGGATCCAAGGGCTGTGGCCAAATCCAGGGAACAGGCCAAGAAGGCTTTAATCAGAGACAACGGGATCGTGCTAAACACTAACGGGTCCAAAATAGACGACACCAAGTATGAGGTCATCCAGGAGATCTGCCGAAGTCACGTGCAGATATATGAAACCGCCACCTATAAGGCTCCCAGCTTCCTTAAAGATCGATACATGCTGGTCCGGTACGAAGACGTGGTTCGGGAGCCCCTGAGGGAAATCAAGCAGATGTACGAATTTGCTCATTTGAGGCTGACCAACAAGCTCGAGAAATGGATCCACAACATCACGCATGGGCAAAGCCCCTCGAACAAAAAGGAAGCCTTCGTGATAACATCGCGCAACGCCGCCAACGTGTCTCAAGCCTGGAGGAACATTCTATCCTTCGAAAAAGTCAAGAAG atccaaaataaaatt aaaaTCTTTATTAGATCTAGATCAGAAAAGACGATATCAGGCTATTTCACAACTATTATATGA
- the LOC120916849 gene encoding soluble scavenger receptor cysteine-rich domain-containing protein SSC5D-like, translated as MGVVGPDWVYDGCCSARLGVGVMMSVVVPGGPQICTTGDPKSVPLRTSNLHHRGPHICTTEGPKSVPQGTQNLHHRGTPNLYHRGPQICTTEDPKSAPQGDPKSAPQRTPHLHHRGPQICTTEDPKSAPQRAPNLYHRGPQICTTEDPTSAPQRAPNLYHRGPKICTTGDPKSAPQRTQNLHHRGTPNLYHRGTQNLHHRGTPNLYHRGPKICTTEGPKSVPQGTQNLYHRGPQICTTEDPKSAPQRTPNLYHRGPHICTTEDPKSVPLRTPNLHHRGPQICTTEDPKSVPQGTPNLHHRGPQICTTEDPKSVPLRTPNLHHRGPQICTTEDPKSAPHGTSDRYLLHKGWVGMYTMHSTELHDLLADGPTPEEAECGRNMLGFTTVTPLWTEEL; from the exons ATGGGTGTTGTGGGGCCAGACTGGGTGTATGATGGGTGCTGTAGTGCCAGGCTCGGTGTTGGGGTTATGATGAGTGTTGTGGTGCCAGG AGGACCCCAAATCTGCACCACTGGGGACCCGAAATCTGTACCACTGAGGACCTCAAACCTGCACCACAGAGGACCCCACATCTGCACCACAGAGGGCCCCAAATCTGTACCACAGGGGACCCAAAATCTGCACCACAGGGGGACCCCAAATCTGTACCACAGAGGACCCCAAATCTGCACCACAGAGGACCCCAAATCTGCACCACAGGGGGACCCCAAATCTGCACCACAGAGGACCCCACATCTGCACCACAGAGGGCCCCAAATCTGTACCACAGAGGACCCAAAATCTGCACCACAGAGGGCCCCAAATCTGTACCACAGAGGACCCCAAATCTGCACCACAGAGGACCCCACATCTGCACCACAGAGGGCCCCAAATCTGTACCACAGGGGACCCAAAATCTGTACCACAGGGGACCCCAAATCTGCACCACAGAGGACCCAAAATCTGCACCACAGGGGGACCCCAAATCTGTACCACAGGGGGACCCAAAATCTGCACCACAGGGGGACCCCAAATCTGTACCACAGGGGACCCAAAATCTGCACCACAGAGGGCCCCAAATCTGTACCACAGGGGACCCAAAATCTGTACCACAGGGGACCCCAAATCTGCACCACAGAGGACCCCAAATCTGCACCACAGAGGACCCCAAATCTGTACCACAGGGGACCCCACATCTGTACCACAGAGGACCCCAAATCTGTACCACTGAGGACCCCAAATCTGCACCACAGAGGACCCCAAATCTGCACCACAGAGGACCCCAAATCTGTACCACAGGGGACCCCAAATCTGCACCACAGAGGACCCCAAATCTGCACCACAGAGGACCCCAAATCTGTACCACTGAGGACCCCAAATCTGCACCACAGAGGACCCCAAATCTGCACCACAGAGGACCCCAAATCTGCACCACATGGGACCTCAGATCGGTACCTGCTCCACAAAGGATGGGTTGGGATGTATACAATGCACAGTACAGAG CTCCATGACCTTTTAGCAGATGGTCCAACCCCTGAAGAAGCCGAGtgtgggcgaaacatgttgggattcaCCACTGTAACACCGCTATGGACCGAAGAACTGTAG